A stretch of the Armatimonadota bacterium genome encodes the following:
- a CDS encoding ring-cleaving dioxygenase, with product MRPVLGLHHITCISGPAQENVDFYAGVLGMRLVKRSVNQDDPGTYHLFYADAEGHPGTELTFFPWAHMPPGRLGTGLVVEVALAVPRGSLRYWGERLERYGVRTEPREVRFGEPVLPFTDPHGLRLALVEAEDRPFTPWEGSPVPPEHQIRGLHAARMWVQRRRPTAQFLEDILGLDHVAEEDGWHRYRVAGGGSGGLLDVQERPWEGRGRWGVGTVHHLAWRVADEDHQQEVRRRVLLAGLRPTPAIDRFWFQSVYFSEPGGVLYELATDGPGFAVDEDPEHLGERLVLPPWLEPYRAEIEAVLPKLIYPPAPEPVKAP from the coding sequence ATGAGACCGGTCCTGGGCCTGCACCACATCACCTGTATTTCCGGTCCCGCCCAGGAGAACGTGGACTTTTACGCGGGGGTGCTGGGGATGCGCCTGGTGAAGCGCAGCGTGAACCAGGACGACCCCGGGACCTATCACCTCTTCTACGCGGACGCGGAGGGCCACCCGGGAACGGAACTCACCTTCTTCCCGTGGGCCCACATGCCCCCGGGAAGGCTGGGAACAGGGCTTGTGGTGGAGGTGGCTCTCGCCGTTCCCCGCGGGAGCCTCCGGTACTGGGGGGAGCGGTTGGAGCGATACGGGGTGCGTACGGAGCCACGTGAGGTCCGGTTCGGAGAACCCGTCCTGCCCTTTACGGATCCCCACGGGCTGCGGCTTGCGCTGGTGGAGGCGGAGGATCGCCCGTTTACGCCCTGGGAAGGAAGCCCGGTCCCGCCCGAGCACCAGATCCGGGGCCTGCATGCTGCCCGGATGTGGGTGCAGCGGAGGCGGCCCACCGCCCAGTTCCTCGAGGACATCCTGGGCCTCGACCACGTGGCGGAGGAGGATGGGTGGCACCGGTACAGGGTGGCAGGAGGTGGGTCAGGCGGCCTCTTGGATGTCCAGGAGCGGCCGTGGGAGGGCCGTGGACGGTGGGGCGTGGGTACGGTGCACCACCTGGCCTGGCGGGTGGCGGACGAGGACCACCAGCAGGAGGTGCGACGGCGGGTACTCCTGGCGGGCCTCCGCCCCACTCCCGCCATCGACCGGTTCTGGTTCCAGTCCGTGTACTTCTCCGAGCCCGGCGGGGTGCTGTACGAACTTGCTACGGATGGTCCGGGCTTCGCGGTGGACGAGGATCCTGAACACCTGGGCGAGCGGCTGGTGCTGCCGCCCTGGCTGGAGCCCTACCGGGCGGAGATCGAGGCGGTGCTGCCGAAACTCATCTACCCACCCGCGCCGGAGCCCGTAAAGGCCCCGTGA
- the hemH gene encoding ferrochelatase: MGRADPIGVLLMAYGTPRNLEEVEAYFTHIRRGRRPSDAELEDLRERYLRIGGASPLRAITETQATALQASLDRRSPGRFRVYLAMKHADPFIPEVTRRMLQDGVREIVALVLAPHESRMIVDEYLEYATPVLAQYPEATLRAVRTWHLNPRYLGALARRIRKALVELADPVAVVFTAHSLPERILEWDDPYPRRLQETCEALAARVGLWRWRFAYQSAGHGGIPWLGPDILEILPEVRAEGATAVLVVPIGFVADNLEILYDLDIEAAQRARELGLEFRRTESLNADEEFLEGLADEVERAAGTRGEQGAWGKHPGGGP, from the coding sequence ATGGGGCGGGCTGACCCCATCGGGGTGTTGCTCATGGCGTACGGTACTCCGCGCAACCTGGAGGAGGTGGAGGCGTACTTCACCCACATCCGGAGGGGAAGGCGGCCTTCGGATGCGGAGCTGGAGGACCTCCGGGAGCGCTACCTCCGGATCGGCGGGGCCTCTCCGCTGCGGGCCATCACGGAGACTCAGGCGACGGCCCTTCAGGCATCCCTGGATCGCCGCTCCCCAGGCCGGTTCCGGGTATACCTGGCCATGAAGCACGCGGACCCCTTCATCCCTGAGGTGACGCGCCGCATGCTCCAGGATGGCGTGCGGGAGATCGTGGCACTGGTGCTGGCGCCTCATGAGTCCCGCATGATCGTGGACGAGTACCTGGAGTACGCGACACCCGTCCTCGCGCAGTACCCGGAGGCGACGTTGCGGGCCGTGCGCACCTGGCACCTCAACCCCCGCTACCTGGGTGCCCTGGCGCGGCGCATCCGCAAGGCCCTGGTGGAACTCGCGGACCCGGTCGCGGTGGTCTTCACCGCCCATAGCCTACCCGAACGCATCCTCGAGTGGGATGACCCGTACCCGAGGCGGCTGCAGGAGACCTGCGAGGCGCTGGCCGCCCGGGTGGGGCTCTGGCGGTGGCGGTTCGCGTACCAGAGCGCAGGCCACGGCGGAATCCCGTGGCTGGGCCCGGACATCCTGGAGATCCTCCCGGAGGTCCGCGCGGAGGGAGCCACGGCAGTACTGGTGGTCCCCATCGGGTTCGTGGCGGATAACCTCGAGATCCTGTACGATCTCGATATCGAGGCCGCCCAGCGCGCCCGGGAGCTGGGCTTGGAGTTCCGGCGCACGGAGTCCCTGAACGCGGACGAGGAGTTCCTCGAGGGACTCGCGGACGAGGTAGAGCGGGCGGCCGGAACGCGGGGTGAGCAGGGCGCTTGGGGAAAGCACCCAGGAGGTGGACCATGA
- the hemE gene encoding uroporphyrinogen decarboxylase codes for MRDRILRAARGEPVDTTPVWFMRQAGRYLPEYRALRRRYPMRELLRDPELAAEITLMPLRRLDVDAAILYSDLLVPLWGMGLDFYLEEGKGPVVRVEVERLAHLPELDPDRIRFTFEAIRLVRSALDRPLIGFAGAPFTVAAYLLEGQTSRDWPRTRTFLHRNPELWHRLLDTLARNLGRYLRAQVEAGVQLVQVFDSWVGALSPEDFVVSVRPHLVAMLEAVGPTVPRIYFSTGSSHLLAHFVDLPAEVLGVDWRVRLRDASAQSGKSVVQGNLDPTLLLGTEAHLLSRTGAILEEGKRLAGHIFNLGHGVPPETDPGKLAMVVHFVHERGRREGKDGAG; via the coding sequence ATGAGGGACCGGATCCTTCGAGCCGCCCGGGGAGAGCCCGTAGACACCACGCCCGTGTGGTTCATGCGGCAGGCGGGCCGCTACCTCCCCGAGTACCGAGCCCTCCGGCGAAGGTACCCCATGCGGGAGCTCCTCCGGGACCCTGAACTGGCCGCGGAGATCACCCTCATGCCCCTGCGCCGCCTGGACGTGGACGCCGCCATCCTCTACAGCGACCTCCTGGTGCCCCTGTGGGGTATGGGGCTGGACTTCTACTTGGAGGAGGGGAAGGGACCCGTGGTGCGGGTGGAGGTGGAGCGTCTAGCGCACCTCCCGGAACTCGATCCGGATCGGATCCGTTTCACCTTCGAGGCCATCCGGCTGGTGCGCTCCGCCCTTGACCGGCCCCTCATCGGGTTCGCCGGCGCCCCCTTCACGGTGGCCGCCTACCTTCTGGAGGGACAGACGAGTCGCGACTGGCCCCGAACCCGGACCTTCCTCCACCGAAACCCGGAGCTGTGGCACCGGCTCCTGGATACCCTGGCCCGCAATCTCGGTCGGTACCTCCGGGCCCAGGTGGAGGCAGGGGTACAGCTCGTGCAGGTCTTCGACTCGTGGGTGGGGGCACTCTCCCCCGAGGATTTCGTGGTCAGCGTCCGACCCCACCTCGTGGCCATGCTGGAGGCAGTAGGCCCCACCGTTCCCCGCATCTACTTCTCCACGGGGAGTTCCCACCTGCTCGCGCACTTTGTGGACCTCCCCGCGGAGGTGCTCGGGGTGGACTGGCGGGTGCGTTTACGGGATGCCTCAGCCCAATCCGGAAAGTCGGTGGTGCAGGGCAACCTGGACCCGACCCTGTTGCTGGGAACCGAGGCGCATCTGCTCTCCCGCACGGGCGCCATCCTGGAAGAGGGGAAGCGCCTGGCGGGGCACATCTTCAATCTGGGACACGGGGTCCCACCGGAGACGGATCCCGGGAAGCTGGCGATGGTGGTGCACTTCGTACACGAGCGGGGCAGAAGGGAGGGAAAGGATGGGGCGGGCTGA
- a CDS encoding copper transporter yields MFLHVLAAATWVGGNVLLFLAAPRLRREDPGAFRALGRVFRTVSWAAVVVLVLTGLWFLATGWDPRGGILAVKLPLVATAIALKAVHDLWIAPRVAHRRGRFVPLATWIGRANLALQISILYLSTRLVR; encoded by the coding sequence GTGTTCCTCCACGTCCTGGCCGCGGCTACGTGGGTTGGCGGGAACGTGCTCCTCTTCCTGGCCGCACCCCGCCTCCGCCGCGAGGATCCCGGGGCCTTCCGGGCGTTAGGGCGGGTCTTCCGCACGGTCTCCTGGGCTGCGGTGGTGGTGCTGGTGCTTACGGGACTGTGGTTTTTGGCCACGGGATGGGATCCCCGTGGGGGCATCCTTGCGGTGAAGCTCCCCCTGGTGGCCACGGCCATCGCCCTCAAAGCTGTCCACGACCTCTGGATCGCGCCCCGGGTCGCGCACCGGCGCGGTCGGTTCGTCCCCCTCGCCACCTGGATCGGCCGCGCGAACCTCGCCCTGCAGATCTCCATCCTGTACCTCTCCACCCGGCTGGTGCGATGA
- a CDS encoding pyridoxamine 5'-phosphate oxidase family protein, translating into MTDPYRVLLDLLEENRVMTLATVGPEGPWAAPVLYAWELVDRPLLYFMSRVQTRHAQDILRTAQVAAAIYPPQTRPLRGIQLSGVAQLLRGPEAEEAIAHYLTRFPSARGRFAVAEVIAERSDIRFFRIVPQRVFVLSEEHFGWGVRREVLLEPEHVAEWVSGQAR; encoded by the coding sequence GTGACGGATCCGTACCGGGTCCTCCTCGACCTGCTGGAGGAGAACCGGGTCATGACCCTGGCCACCGTGGGACCCGAGGGGCCCTGGGCCGCGCCCGTACTGTATGCGTGGGAGCTGGTGGATCGTCCCCTCCTCTATTTCATGTCCCGAGTGCAGACCCGCCACGCCCAGGACATCCTCCGCACCGCTCAGGTGGCCGCGGCCATCTACCCGCCCCAGACCCGGCCCCTGCGGGGTATCCAGCTGAGCGGTGTCGCTCAGCTACTCCGCGGTCCGGAGGCCGAAGAGGCCATCGCGCACTACCTTACCCGCTTCCCCTCCGCCCGGGGACGGTTTGCCGTGGCGGAGGTGATTGCGGAACGGTCCGACATCCGGTTCTTCCGGATTGTCCCGCAACGGGTCTTCGTCCTGTCCGAAGAACACTTCGGATGGGGCGTGCGGCGGGAGGTCCTCCTCGAGCCGGAGCACGTCGCGGAGTGGGTTTCCGGGCAGGCCCGCTGA
- a CDS encoding chlorite dismutase family protein, translating to MELARIHGFLFFQVPPEDRTRQGGGRVREAVNLAAGQDGVVAIYTYSLVGFRADAAFGVWIAASRPEAYRAAARCFVRTELLLRDALWGFIRPSPYTGRSGTTMRVPGPRKQYLVVYPFTKTHEWYQLSVEVRRAMMAEHARVGHAYEDIDQLLLYATGLADWEFVVAYETDDLERFSDLVVAMRGTAARPYTLRDIPIYTARYGSVDEVLDEVFGP from the coding sequence ATGGAGCTGGCGAGGATCCACGGGTTTCTGTTCTTCCAGGTTCCGCCCGAGGACCGCACGCGGCAGGGGGGCGGGCGAGTGCGGGAAGCCGTCAACCTGGCGGCGGGGCAGGACGGTGTGGTGGCGATCTACACCTACAGCCTGGTGGGTTTCCGGGCGGACGCGGCCTTTGGGGTGTGGATCGCCGCCTCTCGTCCCGAGGCGTATCGGGCCGCGGCCCGGTGCTTCGTGCGCACGGAGCTCCTCCTGCGGGATGCCCTGTGGGGCTTCATCCGGCCTTCTCCGTACACCGGCCGCAGCGGTACCACCATGCGGGTCCCGGGGCCGCGCAAGCAGTACCTCGTGGTCTATCCCTTCACGAAGACCCACGAGTGGTACCAGCTGTCCGTGGAGGTCCGACGCGCCATGATGGCAGAGCATGCCCGGGTGGGACACGCATACGAGGACATCGACCAACTGCTGCTGTACGCCACGGGGCTTGCAGACTGGGAGTTCGTGGTGGCCTACGAGACGGATGATCTGGAGCGGTTCAGCGATCTCGTGGTGGCCATGCGCGGGACCGCGGCCCGGCCGTACACCCTGCGGGACATCCCCATCTACACCGCCCGGTATGGCAGCGTGGACGAGGTGCTGGACGAGGTGTTCGGCCCGTGA
- a CDS encoding helix-turn-helix domain-containing protein: protein MSDILHMAVEIVKTQAAQREMSAAEIEEYLQRTVHALQSALHSIGTPEKATPALEVAEPEAPEMAPAAPRTLGVEEAARYLGRTTVTVYKYIHQGRLPAQRVGRSFLIRLEDLQALKRELRRTGRRGGGGRRAQVARPKRRTARGAAAGRRRGVRKA from the coding sequence TTGTCCGACATCCTCCACATGGCCGTTGAGATCGTGAAAACCCAGGCCGCCCAGCGGGAGATGAGCGCGGCGGAGATCGAAGAGTACCTCCAACGGACGGTCCACGCCCTGCAAAGCGCCCTCCACAGCATCGGGACTCCGGAGAAAGCCACCCCTGCTCTGGAGGTCGCGGAGCCGGAGGCCCCGGAGATGGCCCCTGCTGCGCCACGAACCCTCGGGGTCGAGGAGGCCGCGAGGTACCTGGGCCGGACCACGGTGACGGTGTACAAGTACATCCATCAGGGGAGGCTACCTGCCCAGCGGGTGGGGCGGTCGTTTCTGATCCGCCTGGAGGACCTGCAGGCCCTCAAACGGGAGCTGAGACGCACCGGCCGCCGGGGGGGCGGAGGCCGCCGGGCCCAGGTGGCCCGGCCAAAGAGGCGGACGGCTCGGGGGGCCGCGGCAGGCCGCCGTCGGGGAGTCCGGAAGGCCTAG
- a CDS encoding DUF444 family protein produces MRIHRARIAEHKHDHLLREYLKQNLHELIQQKELVIDGKVKTSITTLDLPTLRYGEEERFLAQGAGQAQGTGGQGGEEVYAVGGLLGGDHHGKELRVELDFEEFVRLAQEVLLEELQLPVLHHLSRGGEVETEDLPELDDLDRWGLAADLNLEETMVTSLLRNIRERGVAEYDVDLRLDGWYFVEDPAADRNHRSLEIYVLDISGSMRGDYLALVRKMIFLLWYALERRYPTNLRRYVVFQDVAEEKTRDEFFSVESSGGTHISAGLEKAMELLEGVSEYDKYLFLFTDGETSSGDFELAKRRFEEALERFDVVSYGHVNPGGRGIGGFSEYVQELSRRRPNLSFVNLVDLDSIRQALREFIPYLNGEGGTIGCASTKRSSRGWRRSPGTWA; encoded by the coding sequence ATGCGTATTCACCGGGCGCGGATCGCAGAGCACAAGCACGACCATCTCCTGCGGGAATACCTGAAGCAAAACCTCCACGAGCTCATCCAGCAGAAGGAGCTGGTGATCGACGGGAAGGTGAAGACCTCCATCACCACCCTGGACCTCCCCACCCTCCGGTACGGGGAGGAGGAACGGTTCCTGGCCCAGGGTGCGGGGCAGGCGCAGGGCACAGGGGGCCAAGGGGGGGAGGAGGTGTACGCGGTCGGGGGGCTGCTGGGCGGGGATCATCACGGCAAGGAGCTGCGGGTGGAGCTGGACTTCGAGGAGTTCGTGCGGCTCGCCCAGGAGGTGCTCCTGGAGGAGCTGCAGCTGCCGGTCCTGCACCATCTGAGCCGGGGCGGGGAAGTGGAGACGGAGGACCTGCCGGAATTGGATGACCTGGACCGGTGGGGACTTGCCGCGGACCTCAACCTGGAGGAGACCATGGTCACCAGCCTCCTCCGGAACATCCGGGAGCGGGGCGTGGCGGAGTACGACGTGGACCTGCGGCTGGACGGCTGGTACTTCGTGGAAGACCCCGCCGCGGACCGGAACCACCGCTCCCTGGAGATCTACGTGCTGGACATCTCCGGCTCCATGCGCGGGGACTACTTGGCCCTGGTCCGGAAGATGATCTTCCTGCTGTGGTATGCCCTGGAACGTCGCTACCCCACCAACCTCCGGCGGTACGTGGTGTTCCAGGATGTGGCGGAGGAGAAGACCCGGGATGAGTTCTTCTCCGTGGAGAGCAGCGGGGGAACCCACATCAGCGCGGGGTTGGAGAAGGCCATGGAACTGCTGGAGGGGGTGAGCGAGTACGACAAGTACCTGTTCCTGTTCACGGACGGGGAGACAAGCAGCGGGGATTTCGAGCTCGCGAAGCGGCGGTTCGAGGAGGCCCTGGAACGGTTCGACGTGGTCAGCTACGGGCACGTGAACCCCGGTGGCCGGGGCATCGGGGGATTCAGCGAGTACGTCCAGGAGCTGAGCCGACGGCGGCCCAACCTGTCCTTCGTGAACCTGGTGGATCTGGACTCCATCCGACAGGCCCTGCGGGAGTTCATCCCCTACCTCAACGGGGAAGGGGGAACCATAGGATGCGCGAGTACGAAACGGTCATCGCGCGGGTGGAGGCGCTCGCCCGGGACCTGGGCCTGA
- a CDS encoding SpoVR family protein, producing MREYETVIARVEALARDLGLSFDPVVFRLTDSEEIAEVASMGLPNRFVHWYWGGAYKEIHAQQSKAVFSILELVLNTRPSYAFLRRTNTYLQNLCVIAHVYGHADFFANNHWFRKSNKGILNLAEQHARTFRSFEEQYGRETVERLLDACLTVATSVNAFERDPARRMRRVIYYLEARAPLQDHERYILEAVRQEAEYFDLIQRTHIINEGWATFVELELLRELVSARQWAEVSSSICSRPTTYMIGYTLFQYIRRSWGWQKALEVRRFYEDVRLIDEMLTQELVHRLDLFVYDPRDRTKNTEVGAVKEMLIQQKLYKGDPPIEVEDPTGPRDLTLVHVEEGKKLDPKRIALYLRSVYTLWRNPVRLRANGKVYTYDRRGLSTS from the coding sequence ATGCGCGAGTACGAAACGGTCATCGCGCGGGTGGAGGCGCTCGCCCGGGACCTGGGCCTGAGCTTCGATCCCGTGGTCTTCCGCCTCACGGACAGCGAGGAGATCGCGGAAGTGGCCAGTATGGGGCTTCCGAACCGATTCGTGCACTGGTACTGGGGCGGGGCCTACAAGGAGATCCACGCTCAGCAGTCGAAGGCGGTGTTCAGCATCCTGGAGCTGGTGCTGAACACCCGCCCCTCCTATGCCTTCCTGCGCCGGACCAACACCTACCTTCAGAACCTCTGCGTCATCGCCCACGTATACGGACATGCGGACTTCTTTGCGAACAACCACTGGTTCCGGAAGTCCAACAAGGGCATCCTCAACCTTGCGGAACAGCATGCCCGCACCTTCCGCTCCTTCGAGGAGCAGTACGGTCGGGAGACGGTGGAGCGGCTGCTGGATGCCTGCCTCACTGTGGCCACCAGCGTGAACGCCTTCGAGCGGGATCCCGCCCGGCGCATGCGTCGGGTCATCTACTACCTGGAAGCCCGGGCCCCCCTCCAGGACCACGAGCGGTACATCCTGGAGGCGGTCCGGCAGGAGGCGGAGTACTTCGATCTCATCCAGCGCACCCACATCATCAACGAGGGCTGGGCCACTTTCGTGGAGCTGGAGCTGCTGCGGGAGCTGGTAAGCGCCCGGCAGTGGGCGGAGGTCAGCAGCTCCATCTGCAGCCGGCCGACCACCTACATGATCGGCTATACCCTCTTCCAGTACATCCGGCGGAGCTGGGGGTGGCAGAAGGCCCTGGAGGTGCGCCGGTTCTACGAGGACGTGCGCCTGATCGACGAGATGCTCACCCAGGAGCTCGTCCACCGGTTGGACCTGTTCGTGTACGATCCCCGGGACCGCACGAAGAACACGGAGGTGGGGGCCGTCAAGGAGATGCTCATCCAGCAGAAGCTCTACAAGGGGGATCCCCCCATCGAGGTGGAGGACCCCACTGGTCCCCGGGACCTCACCCTGGTGCACGTGGAGGAAGGGAAGAAGCTGGACCCCAAGCGCATCGCCCTCTACCTCCGGTCCGTGTACACCCTCTGGCGGAACCCGGTCCGGCTGCGGGCCAACGGCAAGGTGTACACCTACGACCGGCGAGGGCTCTCGACTTCGTAG